One window from the genome of Sphingomonas lacunae encodes:
- a CDS encoding LacI family DNA-binding transcriptional regulator, translating to MADEPRVKNITDLAKLAGVSAGTVSRALADSPLISQKTRETIQQIARDHGFRPNIMARNLRIKRAGAIGVVIPLGHETGQHISDPFFMTLIGHLADALTERGHDLLLSRVIPKDRNWLSQIVDSGRVDGAIIIGQSDQSDVIDEVAQRYLPMVVWGASQSGQTHCSVGTNNRKGGMIAVQHLIKQGCRRIAFFGDPAAPEIADRLLGCREALAEAGLDADFQILPIHLTADIAHPAISAWLAQTKSLPDGIVAASDVVAITALRALSEKGISVPQDIRITGYDDLPFAAQTIPPLTTVKQDLVAGAAHLVDLLYRRIGGERTDSVVLEPSLIVRASG from the coding sequence ATGGCCGACGAGCCGCGGGTAAAGAACATCACGGACCTGGCAAAACTAGCCGGTGTTTCCGCAGGCACAGTGTCCCGTGCGCTGGCCGACAGTCCACTGATTTCACAAAAGACGCGGGAGACGATCCAGCAGATCGCTCGCGATCATGGTTTCCGTCCGAACATCATGGCCCGCAACCTTCGCATCAAGCGCGCCGGCGCGATTGGCGTGGTCATTCCGCTTGGCCACGAAACCGGCCAGCACATCTCCGACCCTTTCTTCATGACGCTGATCGGCCATCTCGCCGACGCTCTGACTGAACGGGGCCATGACCTGTTGCTGTCCCGCGTCATTCCCAAGGACCGCAACTGGCTGAGCCAGATTGTTGACAGCGGCCGTGTTGACGGGGCCATCATCATCGGACAGTCGGACCAGTCCGATGTCATCGACGAAGTGGCCCAACGCTATTTGCCCATGGTGGTATGGGGTGCCAGCCAGTCGGGCCAGACGCATTGTTCTGTTGGTACAAACAATCGCAAAGGCGGCATGATTGCTGTCCAGCATCTGATCAAGCAGGGGTGCCGACGCATAGCCTTTTTTGGCGATCCCGCCGCGCCGGAAATAGCGGATCGTCTGCTCGGCTGTCGCGAAGCCCTGGCCGAAGCAGGCCTGGACGCGGATTTCCAGATCCTGCCAATTCACCTGACTGCAGACATTGCCCATCCAGCGATCAGCGCGTGGCTGGCGCAAACCAAATCCTTGCCCGACGGCATTGTCGCAGCATCCGACGTGGTGGCCATCACCGCGCTCAGGGCGCTGTCCGAAAAAGGCATATCGGTCCCGCAGGACATTCGCATCACCGGCTATGACGACCTGCCCTTTGCCGCCCAGACCATCCCGCCGCTGACCACCGTCAAGCAGGATCTCGTTGCGGGCGCCGCCCACCTCGTTGACCTGCTCTATCGCCGCATTGGCGGAGAACGCACGGATTCGGTGGTGCTGGAACCCAGCCTGATTGTGCGCGCTTCTGGCTGA